A genomic window from Gossypium hirsutum isolate 1008001.06 chromosome D12, Gossypium_hirsutum_v2.1, whole genome shotgun sequence includes:
- the LOC107945550 gene encoding squamosa promoter-binding-like protein 8 produces MLDYEWGNPTAMILTGEEADQEPDPTRQILEHYGANTTTHHHHQAGFNETLFPHQQSAAFVPFQAQTQHGYLHSMYDPRAYTGASGYTTPHPSSLLSLDPVSGTGGNGGGGYFLVPKTEEVSRPVDFTARIGLNLGGRTYFSSAEDDFVNRLYRRSRPGEPGSTNSPRCQAEGCNADLTHAKHYHRRHKVCEFHSKASTVIAAGLTQRFCQQCSRFHLLSEFDNGKRSCRKRLADHNRRRRKSQHQQQQPSNQENQLKHSTLENGRNSSTDNNHPRSPPRPPPPQSDSRVHSSSTVTVAVSPPRMSLDYFRQRPYNATGSSSSSSSPSTFFFSSG; encoded by the exons ATGTTGGATTACGAATGGGGAAATCCGACGGCTATGATTTTAACCGGCGAAGAAGCGGATCAAGAACCCGACCCGACCCGTCAGATTCTCGAACACTACGGTGCTAACACTACgacccatcatcatcatcaagctGGTTTCAATGAAACCCTTTTTCCTCATCAACAAAGTGCTGCTTTTGTTCCTTTCCAAGCTCAAACTCAACATGGTTACTTACACTCCATGTACGACCCACGCGCTTACACCGGCGCGTCTGGTTACACTACTCCCCACCCTTCGTCGTTGTTGTCTCTCGATCCTGTTTCCGGTACCGGAGGGAATGGAGGAGGGGGTTACTTTTTAGTTCCTAAGACTGAAGAAGTTTCTAGACCGGTTGATTTCACGGCGAGGATCGGTTTAAACTTGGGTGGCCGGACGTATTTTTCTTCAGCTGAGGATGATTTCGTGAACCGGCTTTACCGGAGATCGAGACCCGGTGAACCCGGTTCGACGAACTCCCCTAGATGCCAAGCTGAAGGTTGTAATGCTGATCTTACACACGCTAAACACTACCATCGCCGTCATAAAGTCTGTGAGTTCCATTCAAAGGCCTCCACCGTCATTGCCGCCGGTTTAACCCAACGGTTCTGTCAGCAATGCAGcag ATTCCATCTTCTCTCGGAATTCGACAACGGAAAACGTAGCTGCCGGAAAAGATTAGCCGATCATAATCGTCGACGGCGAAAATCACAACATCAACAACAACAACCCAGTAATCAAGAAAACCAGTTGAAACACTCCACGCTTGAAAATGGCCGCAATTCTTCCACTGACAATAACCATCCAA GGTCACCACCGCGACCACCGCCGCCACAGTCGGATTCTAGGGTTCATTCTTCTTCGACAGTAACCGTCGCAGTTTCACCTCCACGAATGTCATTGGATTATTTCAGGCAAAGACCTTACAATGCAACGGggtcttcatcatcatcatcatcaccgaGCACCTTTTTTTTCTCAAGTGGGTGA